From Topomyia yanbarensis strain Yona2022 chromosome 1, ASM3024719v1, whole genome shotgun sequence, one genomic window encodes:
- the LOC131676127 gene encoding beta-1,4-mannosyltransferase egh-like, translated as MRAFAKGYTFNFIEGEMYEKSPFTLLDFLQQRKRWLQGILLVVHSNTIPMRNKLLLSISVYSWVTMPLSTSNMIFAGLYPIPCPNAVDFLCAFIAGFNIYMYVFGVIKSFSLYRFGVVKFLACVLGALCTIPINVIIENVAVIWGLVGKKHKFYVVQKDVRALVTV; from the coding sequence ATGCGTGCCTTCGCCAAGGGTTACACCTTCAACTTCATCGAGGGCGAAATGTACGAGAAATCCCCGTTTACGCTGTTGGACTTTCTGCAGCAGCGAAAGCGCTGGCTGCAGGGTATCCTGCTGGTCGTTCACTCGAACACGATCCCGATGCGGAACAAGCTGCTGCTCAGTATCAGTGTGTACTCCTGGGTCACGATGCCACTGTCCACCTCGAACATGATCTTCGCCGGACTGTACCCGATACCGTGCCCGAATGCGGTGGACTTTCTGTGTGCATTCATTGCCGGGTTCAATATCTACATGTATGTGTTCGGAGTGATCAAATCGTTTTCGCTGTACCGGTTCGGGGTGGTCAAGTTTCTGGCCTGCGTACTGGGAGCTCTGTGTACCATTCCTATAAATGTGATCATTGAGAATGTGGCCGTGATCTGGGGCCTTGTCGGGAAGAAGCACAAGTTTTACGTGGTGCAAAAGGATGTTCGGGCACTGGTGACAGTTTAA